In Actinomadura citrea, a single window of DNA contains:
- the tig gene encoding trigger factor, with product MKTDVEELTPTRVKLTVEVPFDELKPNLDKAYKEISQQVRIKGFRPGKVPAPLIDKYVGRGAVLQEAVNDALPELYGRAVEESEIFVLGQPDVEVTELEDGTQFAFTAEVDIRPKFEVPDYDGLEVVVEDAEVTDEQVGETIDNLRERFASLTGAERAAEDGDFATIDLVARIDGEEIEDASTTGYSYEVGSNSAIEGLDEALVGLAAGEDKTFTGTLVGGEHAGEEAEITVTVQSVKVKNLPDLDDEFAQLASEFDTIEELREDVRVRLGRQVKLQQLSEARDKALEALLEKVDIPLPDKVVEEEVDRRNQQLEQQLQMAGMTRDDYLKEEEKTAEEFDTEVADAARLAVKGGFVLDQLAVQEELNVENEELSEYVVTQAMQMGVQPQQLAEYLTQNNQLPAIVSEVLRSKALNLVVEHVTVKDESGNEIDVDAVQRELNGETAQAEDAAEDAADAEAEDGAQEETPEETAEAAAEEAPAGEAADEQDAKTKDA from the coding sequence GTGAAGACCGATGTCGAGGAGCTGACCCCCACGCGGGTCAAGCTCACCGTCGAGGTTCCGTTCGACGAGCTCAAGCCGAACCTCGACAAGGCGTACAAGGAGATCTCGCAGCAGGTGCGGATCAAGGGCTTCCGGCCCGGCAAGGTTCCCGCCCCGCTGATCGACAAGTACGTCGGCCGGGGCGCGGTCCTCCAGGAGGCGGTCAACGACGCGCTTCCCGAGCTGTACGGCCGCGCCGTCGAGGAGTCCGAGATCTTCGTGCTCGGGCAGCCCGACGTCGAGGTGACCGAGCTGGAGGACGGCACCCAGTTCGCCTTCACCGCCGAGGTCGACATCCGGCCGAAGTTCGAGGTGCCCGACTACGACGGCCTGGAGGTCGTCGTCGAGGACGCCGAGGTCACCGACGAGCAGGTCGGCGAGACCATCGACAACCTCCGCGAGCGCTTCGCCTCCCTCACCGGCGCCGAGCGCGCGGCCGAGGACGGCGACTTCGCCACCATCGACCTCGTCGCGCGGATCGACGGCGAGGAGATCGAGGACGCCTCGACCACCGGTTACTCCTACGAGGTCGGCAGCAACTCCGCGATCGAGGGCCTGGACGAGGCCCTCGTCGGCCTCGCCGCGGGCGAGGACAAGACCTTCACCGGCACCCTGGTCGGCGGCGAGCACGCCGGCGAGGAGGCCGAGATCACGGTCACCGTGCAGAGCGTCAAGGTGAAGAACCTGCCCGACCTGGACGACGAGTTCGCCCAGCTCGCCAGCGAGTTCGACACGATCGAGGAGCTGCGCGAGGACGTGCGCGTCCGGCTCGGCCGGCAGGTGAAGCTGCAGCAGCTGTCCGAGGCGCGCGACAAGGCCCTTGAGGCGCTCCTGGAGAAGGTCGACATCCCGCTTCCCGACAAGGTCGTGGAAGAGGAGGTCGACCGCCGCAACCAGCAGCTGGAGCAGCAGCTCCAGATGGCGGGCATGACCAGGGACGACTACCTCAAGGAAGAGGAGAAGACCGCCGAGGAGTTCGACACCGAGGTCGCCGACGCGGCCCGGCTCGCGGTCAAGGGCGGCTTCGTGCTCGACCAGCTCGCCGTCCAGGAGGAGCTGAACGTCGAGAACGAGGAGCTCAGCGAGTACGTCGTCACGCAGGCGATGCAGATGGGCGTGCAGCCGCAGCAGCTCGCCGAGTACCTGACGCAGAACAACCAGCTCCCGGCGATCGTCTCGGAGGTGCTGCGCAGCAAGGCGCTGAACCTCGTGGTCGAGCACGTCACGGTCAAGGACGAGTCGGGCAACGAGATCGACGTCGACGCCGTGCAGCGCGAGCTGAACGGCGAGACCGCCCAGGCCGAGGACGCCGCCGAGGACGCCGCCGACGCGGAGGCCGAGGACGGCGCGCAGGAGGAGACCCCCGAGGAGACGGCTGAGGCCGCCGCTGAGGAGGCCCCGGCCGGCGAGGCTGCCGACGAGCAGGACGCCAAGACCAAGGACGCCTAG
- a CDS encoding EamA family transporter: protein MNGIAAAFSATGLYYLGFAVFKLAADRMPAVRGNRIPHMVWTIVSNWVFLIALGVVLGGLGLQILALRNLPLSTAVPIFMSGIVPLLLIALVFFGERLTPREWLSLVLIGAAILLLTASLRGDEPIGSADAPLWKIAAVVAPAVLVPVLILVLGDHRPDGRHARPVTGIAYGLSSGFPVGTAELAIKGWSDDAHATSLRIAATPWPYLTVLAAAIGFGIMVMAFQRCRVSIVATVMTVSAKTYLLAMGTFLYAEPWPQDVGHSAMRLGALALGAIAVLQFPRHRPIPDEPDASSAEEADAVDPFGGTAVGGPVLGGPRLGQAHRQAPQVPPQRSPYAQDPLGQGPYDRPEASPSEAAPPQPRRPVRPQRPTETGADGRWRGFGDG from the coding sequence ATGAACGGGATAGCCGCGGCCTTCAGTGCGACCGGTCTCTACTACCTCGGGTTCGCCGTTTTCAAGCTCGCGGCGGACCGGATGCCCGCTGTACGGGGCAACCGCATCCCGCACATGGTGTGGACGATCGTGAGCAACTGGGTCTTCCTGATCGCGCTCGGGGTCGTGCTCGGCGGGCTCGGCCTGCAGATCCTCGCGCTGCGCAACCTGCCGCTGTCCACCGCGGTACCGATCTTCATGTCCGGCATCGTGCCGCTGCTGCTGATCGCCCTGGTCTTCTTCGGCGAGCGGCTGACCCCGCGCGAGTGGCTCAGCCTGGTGCTGATCGGCGCGGCGATCCTGCTGCTCACCGCGTCGCTGCGGGGGGACGAGCCGATCGGCTCGGCGGACGCGCCGCTGTGGAAGATCGCCGCGGTGGTCGCCCCCGCGGTGCTGGTGCCGGTGCTGATCCTGGTCCTCGGCGACCACCGGCCCGACGGCCGGCACGCGCGCCCGGTGACCGGCATCGCCTACGGGCTGAGCTCGGGCTTCCCGGTCGGCACCGCCGAGCTGGCGATCAAGGGGTGGAGCGACGACGCGCACGCCACGAGCCTGCGGATCGCCGCGACGCCGTGGCCGTACCTGACGGTGCTGGCGGCGGCCATCGGGTTCGGGATCATGGTCATGGCGTTCCAGCGCTGCCGGGTGTCGATCGTGGCCACCGTGATGACGGTGAGCGCGAAGACCTACCTGCTGGCGATGGGCACCTTCCTCTACGCGGAGCCGTGGCCGCAGGACGTGGGGCACTCGGCGATGCGGCTGGGCGCGCTGGCGCTGGGCGCGATCGCCGTCCTTCAGTTCCCCCGGCACCGGCCGATTCCGGACGAGCCGGACGCCTCCTCCGCGGAGGAGGCGGACGCGGTGGACCCGTTCGGCGGCACGGCGGTCGGCGGGCCGGTCCTGGGCGGCCCGAGGCTCGGCCAGGCGCACCGGCAGGCTCCGCAGGTGCCGCCGCAGCGTTCCCCGTACGCGCAGGACCCGCTCGGCCAGGGCCCCTACGACCGGCCCGAGGCCTCTCCCTCCGAGGCGGCGCCGCCGCAGCCGCGCCGCCCCGTCCGCCCGCAGCGCCCGACCGAGACGGGCGCGGACGGGCGGTGGCGCGGCTTCGGCGACGGCTGA